The following proteins come from a genomic window of Actinacidiphila yeochonensis CN732:
- the nadD gene encoding nicotinate-nucleotide adenylyltransferase: MSAKKRIGVMGGTFDPIHHGHLVAASEVVSLFHLDEVVFVPTGQPWQKDDRQVSPAEDRYLMTVIATASNPQFSVSRSDIERGGATYTIDTLRDLRAEHPDAELFFITGADALAQIFSWRNAAELFALAHFIGVTRPGHTLSDPGFPEGGVSLVEVPALAISSTDCRERVAKGNPVWYLVPDGVVRYIDKRALYRNRLG, encoded by the coding sequence CACCTTCGATCCCATCCACCACGGGCACCTGGTGGCCGCGAGCGAGGTGGTGAGCCTTTTCCACCTCGACGAGGTCGTCTTCGTACCCACCGGCCAACCCTGGCAGAAGGACGACCGCCAGGTGTCCCCGGCCGAGGACCGCTACCTGATGACGGTGATCGCCACCGCCTCCAACCCGCAGTTCTCGGTCAGCCGCAGCGACATCGAACGCGGTGGCGCCACCTACACCATCGACACGCTGCGGGACCTGCGGGCGGAGCACCCGGACGCGGAGCTGTTCTTCATCACCGGCGCCGACGCTCTCGCCCAGATCTTCTCGTGGCGGAACGCGGCGGAGCTCTTCGCGCTGGCGCACTTCATCGGCGTCACACGTCCAGGGCATACGCTGTCGGACCCGGGCTTCCCGGAGGGCGGTGTGTCCCTCGTGGAGGTCCCGGCGCTGGCGATCTCGTCGACCGACTGCCGTGAGCGGGTGGCCAAGGGGAATCCCGTCTGGTACCTGGTTCCGGACGGTGTGGTGCGCTACATCGACAAGCGCGCCCTCTACCGGAACCGGCTCGGGTAG